Proteins from a single region of Ischnura elegans chromosome 2, ioIscEleg1.1, whole genome shotgun sequence:
- the LOC124154708 gene encoding NEDD8-activating enzyme E1 catalytic subunit-like, whose amino-acid sequence MHSRDSVAREGNIGENPHSVNVKKRKLEVLHRNRKEVTAGTQRKKCRESGKGVLSAASPSTSGAANMRGGGCGSGEKDPRSDPQYHVHRPKFGDARSTKDHTALTGGRSCFPRKWMNLSKILTRSGPFVYPNFKPSSHILEKIKKANILIVGAGGLGCEILKNLAMMGFENLSIIDMDKIDVSNLNRQFLFRREDVGRPKAEVAAEYISKRVFGCQVRSYYSRIEDFDQQFYQSFQAIICGLDSIKARNWLNGMVLSILTFDGENDEINYSSVIPLVDGGTEGFKGNSRVIQPGISPCIDCTINLYPPQTKFPLCTLASTPRLPEHCIEYAKLILWPRSNPWGKDTLLDKDDPQHLEWIYEKSLERAVHYGIKGLNYALVEGVLKNVIPAVASTNSVIGAACATEVFKIITHSILPMRNHLYFNNMDGVYAQCHELEREEECSSCANVPYIIEEDLCCTLENLINTLRYKFKVKNPCVRAFIKEELKMLYMPSIPAIEKRTRGNLNKSLREMGFEDATELIIADSSMPKAIRLTLKVPRN is encoded by the exons ATGCATTCTCGAGATAGTGTAGCAAGAGAAGGTAATATCGGAGAAAATCCGCACTCAGTGAACGTAAAGAAGAGAAAACTGGAAGTATTACATCGTAATCGTAAGGAAGTAACCGCAGGCACGCAGCGAAAGAAATGTCGAGAATCTGGGAAGGGAGTGCTGTCGGCTGCATCGCCGTCCACGAGCGGCGCGGCAAATATGCGCGGTGGCGGCTGCGGCAGCGGCGAGAAAGATCCCAGGAGTGATCCCCAATACCACGTTCATCGACCCAAGTTTGGCGACGCGCGGTCTACGAAGGATCACACAGCACTCACGG GGGGAAGATCCTGCTTTCCTCGAAAATGGATGAACTTGAgtaaaatattgacaagaagTGGGCCGTTTGTGTATCCAAATTTTAAACCTTCATCGCACATACTGGAAAAAATCAAGAAAGCTAATATCCTGATTGTTGGAGCTGGTGGCTTGGGATGtgaaattttgaagaatttggCAATGATGGGTTTTGAAAATTTGAGCATTATTGATATGGATAAAATAGATGTGTCAAATTTAAACAGACAGTTTCTTTTTCGAAGAGAAGACGTCGGGCGTCCGAAAGCTGAGGTCGCCGCAGAATATATCAGCAAACGAGTGTTCGGATGTCAAGTGAGATC GTATTATAGTAGAATAGAAGATTTTGATCAGCAGTTTTACCAGAGTTTTCAAGCAATAATTTGTGGTCTTGACTCAATAAAAGCACGTAATTGGCTGAATGGAATGGTTTTATCTATTCTCACATTTGATGGAGAAaacgatgaaattaattattcatctGTGATTCCCTTGGTGGATGGTGGTACAGAGGGATTTAAAGGCAATTCTAGGGTCATTCAGCCAGGCATTTCTCCTTGCATAGATTGTACCATTAATTTATATCCACCTCAG ACCAAGTTTCCTCTTTGTACATTGGCTAGCACACCCAGGCTTCCAGAGCATTGCATTGAATATGCAAAGTTGATCTTGTGGCCAAGGAGCAATCCATGGGGGAAGGACACACTGCTCGATAAAGATGACCCACAGCATTTGGAATGGATCTACGAAAAGTCACTCGAGCGTGCCGTTCACTATG GGATTAAAGGTCTCAACTATGCCTTGGTAGAGGGTGTACTGAAGAATGTAATTCCAGCTGTAGCATCGACAAATTCAGTAATTGGGGCAGCTTGTGCTACAGAAGTGTTTAAAATCATCACACACAGCATTTTACCAATGAGAAATCATCTATACTTCAATAATATGGATGGAGTGTATGCACAGTGCCATGAATTAGAGAGAGAA GAGGAATGTTCTTCATGTGCTAATGTTCCCTATATCATTGAAGAGGATTTATGTTGTACAttagaaaatttgataaatacattaagatataaattcaaagtTAAAAACCCCTGTGTTCGTGCCTTTATAAAAGAGGAACTGAAGATGCTATACATGCCAAGTATTCCTGCCATTGAAAAGAGAACAAGAGGAAACTTAAATAAGTCACTTAGag AGATGGGTTTTGAGGATGCCACCGAACTCATAATTGCTGATAGCTCTATGCCAAAAGCCATACGTCTAACACTGAAAGTGCCTAGAAACTAA